Part of the Paeniglutamicibacter sulfureus genome, ACGCGCTATTCTGCCCAGCTTTGTCCATCTTGCCAGGCTACTCGAACTCGGTATCCGTATCAGGGATCAACACTTGGTGGCCAAGGATCCTACTCTCGCAGCGTCCGGCTCTCATTCAAGTGATTCGTTTCCTTGAATTGACCTACAAAAATTCGCCACTGAGAATTTTCCTGGAATCAGTTTTGAGCTACTAGATCTTGCGTCACAATCAACCTGCCCATTCTTCCCTAGACGGGTACTTGAAAGCAGTGGCCTGCTGATTAGGAACCTTATACCGATCCCCCACCGCGACACCCCACCCCCAAAAATCCGGCATCCAAAAACGTTGAAATTTCAAGGAAGTCGGATTCGCGCATACCCCGCCCGCATTAATGCCCGGTGAAGGTGGCACAAACGCTACACTGAAGCCATGTCACCGCACTTGGTCGGGTACGCCCGCGTCTCCACCAACCAGCAAGACCTCGCCTCGCAGCAGGCCGGCCTCAAGTCGCTCGGCGTGTCCGACGAGTTGGTCTATGTCGACCACGGGCTAACCGGACGAAACCGCGAACGCCCCGGGCTGGACCAGGCCATGGCCGCGTGCCGGGCCGGCGATACCCTCGTGGTCACCAAGCTCGACCGCCTCGCCCGATCCCTGCCCGACGCCCGCGACATCGTCGAGGACCTCACCAAGCGAAACATCAAGCTCAGCCTCGGCGGAAACGTCCACGACCCCACCGACCCCGTAGGCCGGCTGCTGTTCAACGTCCTGGCCATGGTCGCCGAATTCGAATCCGACCTCATCCGCGCCCGCACCCGCGAAGGCATGCAAATCGCCAAGGCCAAGGGAAGGCTCCGCGGCAAACAACCCAAGCTCTCCCCCGCCCAGGAAAAGCACCTCGTGGCCCTGCACCACGGCGGCAAGCACACCAGCGCAGAAATAGCCGAACTCTTCGGAATCGCCCGCAGCACGGTGTACAGAATTGTCCAGCGGGCACCACATTCGTAATGAATTTTTGCCGCGACCGTTAGGAAGCAGGCGAGGTCACTTCTGATCAACAACAAGCAGTCCAATCCTCAGCCTTTCCAGACCGCGGATTCTCATGGATGGATCGCGGTAAAGTCGTCGCGCATAGCGCCGTATATATCATGAACGGGCAGTGTGATCGCGGCCCCCATATACGTGCCTACTCCGGCACAACAGTGCCTATTTTCCGTCCCCGAGAGGCCGACCGATGGGTATCTTCAATGGAGACCCCTCGAAAGGTGTCGGAAGCGACTAGTATGATCGATTTGTGCTGACCAGGGCACATATTCGAAAGGTGCATCGATGGCTAAGTCCGTGTTCTACAGCTTTCATTACGACCTAGACTCTTGGCGGGTCCAACAGATCATCAATATGGGCGCGCTCGAAGGTCAGCCCATTCTGAACGCCCAAGCATGGGAAACGGTCAAGCGCCAAGGTGACAAAGCCATCGAAAATTGGATCTCTGAGCAGATGTCCTACAAGAAGGCGGTTGTAGTGCTCGTCGGATCAGAAACAGCCTCGCGACCGTGGGTAGATTTCGAGATTCGGAAAGCTTGGAACGATAAGAAGCCGATCGTCGGAGTTCAAGTTCACGGGTTGGCAGATGCCAATGGCAAGACCGCCTGCGCCGGATCAAATCCATTTTCTAAAATCACCTTCGCAAATGGTGGCAGCCTCGCCGACTACATTCCCCTATACAATCCCGCAGGAGCTACGAGCAAGGAAGTCCATGCAAGCATCACTGCGAACATTGCAACATGGGTTGATGGGGCCTACAAAAGGTCATGATTGACCCCAGCAGCGAAGGGGAAGAGTGTCCCTTCTGCGAGATCGTTGCGCGGGAAGATCCTGATGCGCGTGAAGTGTATCGGGATGACGACATAGTGGCGTTTTTTCCTACCGAGCCCGCTGTACTCGGACACACCATGATTATCCCTCGACCACACGTCGCTGATATCTGGGACCTCAACGAACACCTAGCACAACGCTTGAGCGTAGGGACTCTAGGAATTGCCAACGCGATCCGACGGAGTCTAAACCCTGACGGACTGAACATCATCCAGTCCAACGGCGTCGCAGCGAGCCAGTCCGTGATGCACTTGCATGTGCATATTGTGCCGAGGTGGGAGAACGACCGGATAGGTCGTATCTGGCCGCCCGAAAGCAATTACTCCGAACAGCAAAAAGATAAAGCTTGGGAAAATCTGCGTACCGCTTGCAAGCAACTTAAAAAGCGCAACGCAACCACAGCAGAATTGCCACGCCTGCGAGCAGAATAAGGCCGTAGT contains:
- a CDS encoding recombinase family protein, with translation MSPHLVGYARVSTNQQDLASQQAGLKSLGVSDELVYVDHGLTGRNRERPGLDQAMAACRAGDTLVVTKLDRLARSLPDARDIVEDLTKRNIKLSLGGNVHDPTDPVGRLLFNVLAMVAEFESDLIRARTREGMQIAKAKGRLRGKQPKLSPAQEKHLVALHHGGKHTSAEIAELFGIARSTVYRIVQRAPHS
- a CDS encoding TIR domain-containing protein, which encodes MAKSVFYSFHYDLDSWRVQQIINMGALEGQPILNAQAWETVKRQGDKAIENWISEQMSYKKAVVVLVGSETASRPWVDFEIRKAWNDKKPIVGVQVHGLADANGKTACAGSNPFSKITFANGGSLADYIPLYNPAGATSKEVHASITANIATWVDGAYKRS
- a CDS encoding HIT family protein, translating into MIDPSSEGEECPFCEIVAREDPDAREVYRDDDIVAFFPTEPAVLGHTMIIPRPHVADIWDLNEHLAQRLSVGTLGIANAIRRSLNPDGLNIIQSNGVAASQSVMHLHVHIVPRWENDRIGRIWPPESNYSEQQKDKAWENLRTACKQLKKRNATTAELPRLRAE